The following coding sequences lie in one Arachis ipaensis cultivar K30076 chromosome B03, Araip1.1, whole genome shotgun sequence genomic window:
- the LOC107631621 gene encoding chaperone protein dnaJ 20, chloroplastic, translated as MDAFLLSSNSKPFQCLPWLSSTKHQRHYSHIHLSCRATKVECESNFYKVLSVSPKSATMDEIKRAYRSMALQYHPDVCHDPSMKEESNRMFVQLNAAYETLSNPMLREQYDTQLALRDNEVVMSVSHDYSETSFWEEEQHQVVVELKTRSRRRMEQKGNRMRAPTRRKDRN; from the coding sequence ATGGATGCTTTTTTGTTGAGCTCCAATTCAAAGCCATTTCAGTGCCTTCCATGGCTCTCATCAACCAAGCATCAAAGGCACTATTCTCATATCCATCTTTCATGCAGAGCCACAAAGGTGGAGTGTGAGAGCAACTTCTACAAGGTTCTCAGTGTTAGTCCAAAGAGTGCAACCATGGATGAGATCAAGAGAGCTTATAGATCCATGGCGCTTCAGTACCATCCAGATGTGTGCCATGATCCTTCCATGAAGGAGGAGTCTAATAGGATGTTTGTGCAgttgaatgctgcttatgagaccTTGTCCAACCCCATGCTTAGAGAACAGTATGATACTCAATTAGCTTTGAGAGATAATGAAGTAGTGATGAGTGTTAGCCATGATTATTCTGAAACAAGTTTTTGGGAGGAGGAGCAACACCAAGTGGTTGTTGAATTGAAGACAAGGTCTCGGAGACGCATGGAGCAAAAGGGCAACAGAATGAGGGCACCAACCAGAAGAAAAGACAGGAACTGA
- the LOC107631620 gene encoding uncharacterized protein LOC107631620: MMNMMSQKTKSSRKMVRRGFMCHSQASTAVCMSTHDNRSVVVPRRPDRSVSLDDSKLINPSKYSKLSESRRFRPVPLIKQRGEDHVQVMNQPRELHKPPTENVFQVVVMRVAIHCQGCAGKVKKHLSKMEGVTSISIDIESKRVTVMGHISPVGVLESISKVKKAELWTPSTSSS; encoded by the exons ATGATGAACATGATGAGTCAGAAAACCAAAAGCAGTAGGAAAATGGTGAGAAGGGGTTTCATGTGCCATTCTCAGGCATCAACAGCAGTGTGCATGAGCACACATGATAATCGATCCGTGGTTGTGCCTAGAAGGCCTGATAGAAGTGTTTCTCTTGATGATTCCAAGTTGATCAACCCTTCCAAGTACTCCAAACTCAGTGAGTCTCGCAGGTTCAGACCAGTTCCATTGATCAAGCAGAGAGGAGAGGACCATGTTCAAGTCATGAATCAGCCAAGGGAACTTCATAAACCACCAACAGAAAATGTCTTTCAG GTGGTTGTGATGAGGGTTGCAATTCACTGTCAAGGATGTGCTGGAAAAGTGAAAAAGCATCTCTCCAAGATGGAAG GAGTCACATCAATCAGTATAGATATAGAGTCCAAGAGGGTGACAGTGATGGGTCACATATCTCCAGTTGGAGTTCTTGAGAGCATTTCAAAGGTGAAAAAGGCAGAGTTATGGACACCTTCCACCTCTTCTTCCTAA